DNA sequence from the Bradyrhizobium diazoefficiens genome:
GAAATGTACATGATCAGGCAGGCGATCACGACAGCGGCAATCATGATCTCGAGGTCCTGCGCCATGCCGATCGCGGTGACGATCGAATCCAGCGAAAACACGATATCGATGACGACGATCTGGGCGATCACCCAGAACAAGGCGTTGCGACCGGACTTGCCATCGCCCTCCTCGTCGTCGGCGTCGACCTCGGCGTGGATCTCGTGCGTCGCCTTCGCGATCAGGAACAGGCCGCCGCCGATCAGGATGAGGTCGCGCCAGGAGAAGTCGTAGCCTGCGAGCGAGAACACCGGCGCGGTCAGGCCGATCAGCCAGACCAGCACACTGAGCAGGATGATGCGGAAGATCAGCGCCAGCGCCAGCCCGATCTGGCGCGCGCGATGCGCCTGCTTCTCCGGGATGCGCGAGACGATCACCGACAAGAAAATGACGTTGTCAATGCCGAGCACGATCTCGAGCGAGGTCAAGGTGAGCAACGCGGCCCAGGCCTCGGGGCTGGTCAACAGATGCATCATCCGAAAGACCTCGCCAGGCGGATCAATGCGTCGCTGAAGACGATCCAGAGCGCGATCGCGCAGAGCGCAACCGTCACGCCGGTGCCGACGCGAAAATCCATCTCCAGCGCATAGAAGCCGAGCACAGCCCACAGCACGATCAGCGACATCGTCAGCCAGCGCAGCCGCACGACGCGGACCGGATGCAGAACATGAAACGGCACGAAGGTCAGCACCACGAGCGCTGCGACCAGCAGCGTCGACGACAGCGGCGGCCAGTGCAGCAGGAACAGGTAGAAGGCCGCCGCGTTCCACAGCGCCGGAAAGCCGCGGAAATGATTGTCATCCGCCTTCATGCGCAGATCGGCGAAGTATAATGCGCTGGTGACGATGATGGCGATGCCGAGCAAAGGCGCCGCCACCGGCAGCAACATGCCGCTCGCCACGATCGCATAAGCGGGCACGAAGACATAGGTGACAAAGTCGACGACGAGATCGAGCACGTCGCCCGACCAGTTCGGCTGCACGTTCTTGACGTCGAGCCTGCGCGCGATCGGCCCATCGATCGCATCGATGATGAGGGCGACGCCCAGCCATCCGAACATCGTCGCCCAGTGTTCGCGCACGGCCTCCAGCATCGCCAGCAGCGCGACCGCCGCGCCGAAGGCGGTGAAGATGTGCACCGAGAACGCCGCGGCACGGATCGCGGGCGTCGGCTTGAGGGAGTCCTCTTGGCTATCCATGCCTTCTGCTACCAGAATGGGACCGATTTGCACATCCGCCGTCGCGGCATCGCGCCGCGCAATTCGTCATAAAATCAGGCAAAATCGGTGGGCTTGAATTTGCCGTGGGGCGTGTCAAATGTCATTCCATGACAGACGCATCAACACTCTTTGACGTAAGCGTTATCGGCGGCGGACCGGCCGGCCTTGCGGCGGGAATTGCGTTGGCGCAGGCCGGCGCGCGGACTGCGCTGGTGGCGCGGCGCCTGCCCTATGCCGACATTCGGACCACCGCGCTGTTAGGTGCCTCCGTCGACCTGCTGGAGAGCCTCGACGTCTGGAATTGCTGCAAGGACAAGGCGGCGGCGCTCGAGATCATGCGGCTCGTCGACGACACCGGGCGGCTGTTCCGCGCGCCGGAGGTCCGGTTCTCCTGTCACGAAATCGGACTGGACGCCTTCGGCTACAACATCGACAACCGCTCGCTGATGCTGGCGCTGGAAGCACGCGCGGCCGAGTTGCCCAACCTCGTCCGTTTCGATGACGAGGCCGAGAGCGTCGTCATCGAAGCCGATGATGTCGCGATCCGCACGGCCTCCGCGCAATTCCTCTCGGCTCGGCTCGTGGTTGGCGCCGACGGCCGGCACTCGCTGTGCCGGGAGGCCGCCGGCATTGCGGTGACGCGGCGCGAACTGACGCAGACGGCTCTGACGTTCAATGTCGGCCATGCCCGCCCGCACCGCAACGTGTCGACCGAGTTCCACACGCCGCACGGCCCTTGCGTGTTCGTCCCCCTGCCCGGCAATCGCTCCAGCGTCGTCTGGGTCTCGGCCCCGGCCGAGGCCGAACGGCTTCGCGCAATGAACGACGAAGAACTGTCCGCTGCGATCGAAAAGCAGTCGCATTCCGTTCTGGGACGCATGGCAGTCGAGCCCGGTCGCAACCTGTTCCCGTTGGCGATCGAGCGGCCCCACACCTTCGCCCGCGATCGCATCGCGCTGGTCGGCGAAGCCGCCCACGTCGTCCCCCCGATCGGCGCCCAGGGCCTCAACCTCGGTCTGCGGGATGCCGCCGATATCGCCAGGCTTGCGGGCGAAGCGATTGCGGCCGGCGACGATCCCGGCGCGCCCGAGATGCTCAAGCGCTACGACCGGGCGCGCCGGCCGGACATCCTGAGCCGGACCTTTGCGATCGACATCGCCAACCGCTCACTGCTCAACGACTTCCTGCCGCTCCAGCCGGTCCGCGCCCTCGGCATGCACCTGCTCGGCGCCATCGGGCCGCTCCGGCGTTTTGCGATGCGCGAGGGGCTGACGCCGACGTGGCGCAGGTAGCGCTCTACGGGAACGCCAGCCGCCCGGTCTGGAGCAACCACATCACGCTGGTCAGCGTGACCACCGATGCAAACGTGCCGAGCAGGACGGCAACGGAGGCGGATTCGATCCAGGCATCGTTCTGCCGCGCGATCACGAACACATTCAGCGCCGGCGGCAGCGAGGCCATCAGGATGGCGGTGGCAGCCCAGGGCTGCGCGAACGGACCGAACGCCAGCATCAGGCCAAACGCGGCGAGCGGACGGATCAAGAGCTTCACCGCTATCACGCCCGGCACTTCCCACGGCACACGGTCGAACGGGCGCAGCGCCACCGTCACGCCGAGCACGAACAGCGCTGTTGGCGCGGCCGCGTTCTGGAGAAAGGTGATGGTGCGGTCGAGCGCGACCGGCGGCTCGATGTGCAGCGCCGCGACAGCCGCACCGAAACAGGTCGACATGATCAGCGGATTGAGCACGATCTGCTTCAGTACGACGCCAAAGGCATGCACGAGCGAGGGATGGTCGCGGTCGGAGAGTTCGACCAGCAGCGGCACGATCGTGAACAGGAAGATGCTGTCGCAGCAGAAGATCAGCGCAGTCGGCGCCGACGCCTTCGCCCCGAGCACGGCCAGCGCCAGCCCTGGTCCCATATAGCCGATATTGCCATAGCCGCCGGAGAGGCCCGCGAGTGTCGCCTCACGCAGCGTGAGCCCGCCGAGTACCTTGCCGACGACCAGCGCCAAAGTGAACGCCGCGACCGTCGACAGCGTGGTCGCGACCAGGAATGGCGGGTTGTTCAATTGCGAAAACGGCGTCTTCGACATGATCGCGAACAGCAGCGCCGGCAGCGATACGTAGAGCAGGAAGAAGTTCATCCAGGCGAGGCCCGATTCCGGCAGCGACTTGGCCTTGCCACAAGTGAAACCGACGAAGATCAAGCCAAAATAAGGAAGTGCCAGATTGAGGATATCGACCATTGATGAAGTGTTTTCTGAAGTCTTGGGGGCTATCTGCCCCTTAAGCAGACGTTAATTCCAAATGAGGGCACTAGCATCGGCCACAATCCTGGTTTATCGACGGGGAATGATTAAAGCGCGGACCGCCAAATTCCAGATCGGACAGGTCGTTCGCCACCGGATCTTCTCGTTCCGGGGGGTGATTTTCGACATCGATCCGGAATTCAACAACACCGAGGAGTGGTGGTTGTCGATTCCCGAGGAGGTGCGGCCGCACAAGGACCAGCCGTTCTACCACTTGCTCGCGGAGAACGCGGAGTCCGAGTACGTCGCCTATGTCTCCGAGCAGAACCTGTTGCCCGACGAGTCCGGCGAGCCGGTCCGGCATTCCCAGGTCGCCGAGATCTTCATCAAGAACAAGGATGGCGGCTACCGCCCCCGCAATCCCTCGCTGAACTAAAGCTTCGGCCCGCCACAAGGGGCCAGCAAAAAAGGCGCTCGAACCGAGCGCCTTTTTCATGTCCGGGATTGGGCCCCGATTACTTCTGAGCGGTCGGAGGTGTGCCGGGCGCGCCACCCTGCTGCTCGAGCTTCTTGCGCTGCTCCTCGGCCTTCTTCTGAAGCTCTTCCTGCAGCTTCTTCTGGGTTTCCTCGAACACCTTCGGATCGGTCGGCGGACCGTCATAGGCTTTCTGGAATTCGCCGGCGAGCGGCAGCGGCAGTGTGAGCGGTGCGCCGTTGGCATTGATCGCCTGAACCACGAGGTTCTGGCCCTTCTTCATGTTATTGATGAGCTCGGGCGTCGCTTCATAGTCGGACATGCAGCCGTTCTGGAAGCAGATCACGTAGGGGCTTTGCAGCGGCGGATTGTTGTCGACGATGATGCGCGTGCCGTGCACGAGCTGCATGCCGAGCGGCAGCGTCACGCGCAGGATCTTCTTGGGCTCACCTTCCGGCTCGATGATCACGGCCGCGATGACAGGCTGGCCCGATTCGATGCGGCCGTCCTTGCCGGTGAAGCAGACCTGCTTGGCATTGGCGTCCTGGCCCTTGAGGCAGAACTTGGTCCAGGGGGCGTAGATCAGCTGGATCTGCTGGTCCGCGGGCTGGCCGCCCTGCGCTGCCGGAGCGCCCTGCTGGGCCGGGGCCGGCTGGGCCTGGGGAGCCGGCGCAGGAGCCGGTGCCTTGGGGGCAGCCTTGGGGCCGGCTTTCGGAGCTGCCTTTGGCGTCGGCGCGGGAGCCTGAGCCTCAGCGGCGAACGGAACGACCAATGCCGTCGCCGTCAACAGGGCGAGAAGTCGCCCGCGCGGCCGGACGGACGCGGCCAAATAACGGAAATTCATTGCAGAAAACCCTTTCTGAACGGGAAGTGCCCGAACCGCTCCGAAGCGCCGAACCAAGCCGCCTTGGGCGCGGCTCTCTCCCCGTCAATTGAGGCGGATACGTGACGGGCTCGGCGCTCTTGCGCGATTGCGTGCCTTCTTAACGTGGTCGACGAAAAGATCAATGCCGACAAGCGTCTTTGGCCCAATCCTGGGGGGCGCCCAGTGAAATCCCTGTGATAGGATTCAAGGCCTGCCGCCCCTCGAATCAACGTGTCCGAATGTTCATGTTCCAGCGCCTGCTCGAGGGCTCCGGTCTCCGCCTTTGGCGCCTCGCCTTGCTCCTCGCACTCTTCCTCTCGGCAGGCGCGCGGGCCGAGGAGGCGCACGCGATCGCCATGCACGGCAAGCCGGCGCTGCCGGCCGATTTCACCCACATGCCCTATGCCAATCCCGATGCCCCCAAGGGCGGTCGGCTGACCTGGGGCATTCTCGGCACCTTCGACAGCCTCAATCCGTTCATCGTGAAGGGATTGGCGGTGCAGCCGATCCGCAGCTACGTGGTCGAGAGTCTGCTGGCGCGCGGCCAGGACGAGCCGTTCACGCTCTACGGCCTGCTCGCCAAGACCATCGAGACCAACGACGAGCGGAGCTACGTCACTTTCCGTCTCGATCCTCGCGCCCGCTTCTCCGACGGCAAGCCGGTGCTGGCCGAGGACGTCCTGTTCTCCTGGCGGCTGCTGCGCGACCACGGCCGTCCCAATCTCCGGCAATATTACAGCAAGGTGGCCAAGGCCTGGGCACCCGATCCCCTCACCGTCCGATTCGACCTCACGGGCGCTAACGACCGCGAGCTGCCGCTGATCCTCGGCTTGATGCCGATCCTGCCGAAGCACGCGGTCGACGTTGCGACCTTCGAGGAGACGACGCTGACCGAGCCGATCGCCTCGGGCCCGTACCGCGTCAAGGCGGTCAAGCCAGGTGCCAGCGTGACCCTGACGCGCAATCCCGATTATTGGGGTCGCGATCTCCCGATCAATCGCGGCCTGTTCAATTTCGACGAGATCCGGCTCGACTATTATCGCGAGGCCAATGGCCAGTTCGAAGCCTTCAAGCGCGGCCTCTATGATTTCCGCGTCGAGAACGAGCCGCTACGCTGGCACGATGGCTACGATTTTCCAGCCGCCAGAAACGGCGACGTGATCCGCGACACCATCAAGCCCGGCGTGCCGCAGCCCTCGGAATTCCTGGTGTTCAACACCCGCCGTCCGATCTTCGCCGACATCCGCGTGCGCCAGGCGCTGACGCTGCTGTTCGATTTCGAGCTGGTCAACCGCAACTATTTCTTCTCGCTCTATTCGCGCGTCGGCGGCTATTTCGCGGGCTCCGACCTGTCGGCCTATGCCCGGCCGGCGGATGCACGCGAGCGCGAGCTGTTAAAACCCTTTGCCGCGCAGATTCCGCTCGACATTATGGATGGCAGCTACCGCCTGCCGGTGACCGACGGCTCGGGGCGCGACCGCACCACGCTGCGTGCGGCGCTCAAGCTGTTGTCGGAGGCCGGTTACGATCTCGACGGCACCGTGTTGCGCAACCGTGCGACCAGGGCGCCCTTCACCTTCGAGATGCTGGTGACGACCCGAGACCAGGAGCGCATCGCGCTCGCGTTCCAGCGCGACCTCAAGCGCGCCGGCATCGAGGCAAGCGTGCGTGCGGTCGATCCTGTGCAGTTCGACCAGCGCCGGCTGGCTTACGAGTTCGACATGATCCAGAACCGCTGGGACCAATCGCTGTCACCCGGAAACGAGCAATATTTCTACTGGGGCAGCGCGGGCGCGGACAATCCGGGCACCCGCAACTACATGGGCGCCAGGGATCCCGCCGTCGACGCCATGATCAAAGCGCTGCTCGAGGCCCGTGATCATACGGATTTTGTCGACGCGGTGCGGGCGCTCGACCGCGCTTTGATGGCCGGCTTCTACACAATCCCCCTGTTTAATGTATCCGAGCAATGGATCGCGCGCTGGAATCGGATAGAACGACCATCGACCACCGCGCTCTCAGGCTATGTGCCGGAGACCTGGTGGGCCAAGGGTGAGCCTCAAGCCAGTCCAGCGAAGTGACGCCGTGAACCAGCCAGCCGTATCGCCGACGCTCGACACGCTGTTCCAACGGACGCTGTCGCGGCAGCCGCACGCGCCCGCGCTGCTCGATCCCCTCAACAAATCACGTATCACCGGACACCAGCCGCGCCGGCTGACCTACGCCGAGGCCGACACGGCCATCGAGGCGCTGTCGGCGCATTTCGTCGAATCGGGCCTGCCGGCCAATTCGGTGATCGCGATCCAGTTGCCTTCTACGGTCGAGTTCGTGCTGACGGTGCTCGCCGCCCATCGCGCCGGCCTCGTGGTCGCGGTGCTGCCGCTGCTGTGGCGGCAGGCAGAGCTGGCGGCCGCGCTCAACCGCACTGCGGCGCGCGCCATCGTCAGCATGAGCAAGGTCGACGGCGTCAGCTATTCCGACCTCGCGATGCACGCAGCCGCCGAAGCCTTTTCGATCCGCCACGTCTTCGGCTTCGGTGCCGATCTGCCCGAAGGCATGTCCTCGCTCGACGAGGTGCTGGCGCGCCCACCCGGCACCACGCGCGCCGTCATCCAGGACGGCCGCAAGGCGGCGATGATCTCCTTCGATGTCACGGCGGAAGGCTTTCGCCCTGTGCCGCGACCACATTTCAGCCTGATCGCGGGCGGGCTTGCGATGTCGCTGGAAGCCGATATCCAGCAGGGCGCGACCGTGATGGCGGCATTCACGCCGATGTCATTCGCGGGCCTCGCCTCCTCGCTCGCGGTGTGGCTGCTCTGCGGCGGCACGCTGGCGCTGCATCATCCGTTCGAGAGCGAGGTGCTGGAGCAGCAGATCAACGAGCACGGATGCGACGTGTTGATTGCGCCGGCCCAGCTCGTCTTGCGCCTCGGCGATTCCGGTCTCGCAGCGCGGATGCCAACCTTGCGCAACGTCATCGGGCTCTGGCGCGCGCCGGAGCAGGTGGCTGCGAGCGAGGCCTGGATCGCGCCGCATGCGCCGCTCACGGACGTCTATCTGTTTGGCGAGGCCGGGCTGTTCGGCGCCCGGCGCGGCGAGGACGGCATGCCCGTAGCGGTAATGCCCGGGCCGCATGGGGCCCCGCGCGAGCAATCGGGCTCCTCGATCGCGGGCGACATCCTGCTGACCCCGAAGGGCACGCTCGGCCTGCGCGGTCCGATGGTGCCGATCGCGGCCTACGCGCCGCCGCAACCGGTCGGCGAGACACTGACGGCGCAGCAGCCGCGCGACTATGTCGACACCGGCTATGCCGCGCGGATCGACCGGGCCAGCGGCGCGATCTGCATCACCGCGCCTCCATCAGGCATCATGGCCGTCGGCGGCTATCGCTTCCTGTCCAACGACCTCCAGGAATGGGCCCGCCGGCTCGGCCAGGGCGCGCTGCTGACGGCCTTGCCCGACCGGCTCTCCGGGCACCGGCTGGCGGGCCGCGCGCAGGACAATGCCCGCGCCCGCGAGGCGCTCAGCGAACTTGGGCTTAACCCTTTGATGGTCGAAGCCTTTCGCGACCGCTCCGGGCCGATCTAAGCGCAGTTTCGACTGAAACATTGACGCTGCATTAAGGCGGCCGGACTAGATTGCGCAGCATCGATTGCGTGATCAGAGTCTCCGAATGTCTCAGTCGGGCCCGATCCTGTTTGTGTCCAATGCCGAGCGCCCCGCCTTCATTGCGGCGCTAGATGAGGCCCGTCTCTTTCCGGTCGTCGACAGCGATTGGGCGAGCGCCGCGCGCGCCGTCGCGCAGGTGCAGCCGGCCGCCGTTCTCGCCGCGATGTCCGGCGGCCACGAAGCGCATATGGCCCTGCTCGCGAAGACGGTCGCCGATCAGCCGCTTTATGTGCCGCTGGTCGCGCTGGATCCGCAAGGTTCGCTGCCGCACAACACGCTGCCTTTCGCCACACGCGGCGACGCTGCCGAACGCCTGATCGCACGTGTGCGCGCCGCGATCCGCGTCCGCACATTGCACGCCACGGTGCTGCGCCGTCTCCCGGAAGCGAAGGTCGCGCTGCCGGAGACCGATCCGGTGCGCGATGCCATCGTGCTGCTGATCGGCCGCGGCGCGGCTTACCCCGCGCTCTCCGTTGCGCTCGGCGAGCGTACCGGCGTCGTCGGCGCGCTCTCGATCGAGGCCGCGGCAAAGCATCTCAACACCCGCGACATCGATGGTGTCGTGCTCTCCGACGGCTTCACTCCGCGCGTCACCGACGCCTTCCTCACCGTGCTCGCGGAGGATACGCGCTTCCGCAACCTGCCCGTGGTCGTCACCGCGCACCAGCTCACTCAGAGCTACGACTTGCCCAATCTCGAGCTGATTGCGGGCGAGCCCGCCAAGGTCGCCGCCAACGCGCTGCCGCTCGTTCGCCAGCACGCGATGGAAGCGCAATTGAGCCGTACGCTGCGCTCGATGGACGCCGGCGGCTGGCTCGATCCGCGCAGCGGCCTACTCACGGTGGAAGCCTTCGCTCGCGATTTCGCCAAGGCGGTCGAAGAGACGCTCGCCCGCGGCGGCGGCCTGTCGGTGGCGCGTTTCGCTTTCGACCCCGGCAATCCCCGGGCGCAGCTCGATGCCGCACGCATCCTCAGCCGCCTGATGCGGCAGATGGACTTCGGCGCGGCGCAGAAGGACGGCTCGGTGATCGTGGTGTTCGCCGAGACCGACTTCCGCACGGCGCATATGATCGCGCGTCGGCTCTCGGCGGTGATGAAGCATACCTCCAACGGCAAGCACGAGATGCGCAGCGATCCCGTGGTCAGCGTGGACTCGCTGTCGCCGTCGGATACGGCACGGTCGCTGCTGGGGCGCCTGTCGGCGGACGCGTCAAGGGCGGCGTCGTAGCCACAACCTCGCTACTGTAGCGTGGGCAAAGCGAAGCGTGCCCACCACATCGGTCGTCAGAAAAATGGTGGGCACGGCGCAAGGGCGCCTTTGCCCACCCTACGGTACCTCGCCTACGCCGCCTTCTTTTTCTGCGCGAGCTGCGCCAGCTGGCGCATGATCTCCGTCGTGCCAGCGAGACGCTCTTCCGGCGTCTCCCAGTCCTGCAGGAACACGACCTTCATGTCAGGTCGCACCTTGGCGGCCTGACCGTGGCTGCGGATGAAGCTCACCAGGCGGTCCGGATAGGCGAAGGAATTGTCGCGGAAGGTGATGACGGCACCCTTCGGACCGGCGTCGATCTTCTCGACATTGGCCTGGCGGCAAAACGCCTTGATCGCGGCGACCTTGAAGAGATAGCGCACCTCGTCCGGCAGCACGCCGAAACGATCGCGCATCTCCGCGCCAAAATTCTCGATCTCCTCCTCGCTATCGAGATCGGCGAGGCGCCGGTACAGCGACAGCCGTACGGAGAGATCGCCGACATAGTCCTCGGGAATGAGCACGGGCATGCCGATGGTAATGGTCGGCGACCAGCGGTCGGCAGCGGGCTCGGAGACGCCGGCCTTGAGGTTGACGATCGCCTCCTCCAACATCGACTGATAGAGCTCGAAGCCGACTTCCTTGATGTGCCCGGACTGCTCCTCGCCGAGCAGATTGCCGGCACCGCGGATGTCGAGATCGTGCGAGGCGAGCTGGAAGCCGGCGCCCAGCGTCTCCAGCGATTGCAGCACGGTGAGCCGGCGCTCGGCCTGTACCGTGATCTTATGCTGCGCCGGCAACGTGAATAGCGCATAGGCCCGCAGCTTGGAGCGACCGACACGGCCGCGGAGCTGGTAGAGCTGGGCAAGGCCGAACATGTCGGCGCGATGCACGATCAGCGTGTTGGCGTTGGGGATGTCGAGGCCGGATTCGACGATCGTGGTCGACAGCAGGATGTCGAACTTGCCGTCGTAGAACGCCGTCATGATGTCCTCGATCACCGCCGGCGGCATCTGGCCATGCGCGACGGCGACCTTCATCTCCGGCACGTTCTTGTCGAGGAAGTCCTTGACCTCGGCGAGATCGTCGATGCGCGGCACCACGTAGAACGCCTGGCCGCCGCGATAGCGCTCGCGCAGCAGCGCCTCGCGGATCATCAGGGGATCATGCGGGGCCACGAAGGTGCGCACCGCGAGGCGGTCGACCGGGGGCGAAGCGATGATCGAGAGCTCGCGTACGCCGGTCAGCGCCAATTGCAGCGTGCGCGGGATCGGCGTTGCCGACAGCGTCAGCACGTGCACCTCGGCGCGGAGCGCCTTCAGCCGCTCCTTGTGGGTGACGCCGAAATGCTGCTCCTCATCGACGATGACCAGGCCGAGATCGCGGAATTTGATGGCCTTACCGAGCAGCGCATGGGTGCCGACGACTATATCGACCGAGCCGTCGGTAATGCCCTTCTTGACCTCGTTGAGCTGCTTGGTCGGGACCAGGCGCGAGGCCTGCGCCACGTTCACGGGAAAGCCCTTGAAGCGCTCGGTGAAGGTCCTGTAGTGCTGGCGCGCCAAGAGCGTGGTCGGCACCACGACCGCGACCTGCCTGCCGTCGAGCGCGACAGCAAAGGCCGCGCGCAGCGCCACTTCCGTCTTGCCAAAACCGACGTCACCGCAGATCAGCCGATCCATCGGACGGCCGAGCTCGAGATCCTTCAAGGTGGATTCGATGGCCCCTAACTGGTCCTCGGTTTCGTCATAAGGGAAGCGTGCGCAGAATTCGTCGTAGACACCCGGCTGCACCACCAGCTTTGGCGCCTCGTGCAAATGACGCGCGGCGGCGATCTTGATCAGCTCGCCCGCGATCTCGCGGATACGGTTCTTGAGCTTCGCCTTACGGGTCTGCCAGCCAGAGCCGCCGAGACGATCCAGCTCGACGGTGGTCTGGTCGGAGCCGTAGCGCGACAACAGCTCGATGTTTTCGACCGGGAGAAACAGTTTCGTTTCGGCCGCATAATGTAGCTCGAGACAGTCATGCGGCGCGCCGGCGACGTCGAGGGTCTGCAGGCCGATGAAGCGGCCGATGCCGTGGTCGACGTGGACGACGATGTCGCCCGCAGCGAGGCTCGTCACCTCCGAAATGAAATTGTCGAGCTTGCGGCTCACTTTGCGCGGCCGCACCAGGCGGTCGCCCAGAATGTCCTGCTCGCTGATAAGCGCGATCTCATCGGTCTCGAAACCGCTCTCGAGGCCGAGCACCGCGAGCATTGTCTCGTTGCGCGGGGTCGCCTGCACCGTTCGCCAGGAGTTGACGCTGGTGGTGTGGGTCAGCTTGTGGTCGCGCAGCATCGAACTCATGCGGTCGCGCG
Encoded proteins:
- a CDS encoding class I adenylate-forming enzyme family protein, whose amino-acid sequence is MNQPAVSPTLDTLFQRTLSRQPHAPALLDPLNKSRITGHQPRRLTYAEADTAIEALSAHFVESGLPANSVIAIQLPSTVEFVLTVLAAHRAGLVVAVLPLLWRQAELAAALNRTAARAIVSMSKVDGVSYSDLAMHAAAEAFSIRHVFGFGADLPEGMSSLDEVLARPPGTTRAVIQDGRKAAMISFDVTAEGFRPVPRPHFSLIAGGLAMSLEADIQQGATVMAAFTPMSFAGLASSLAVWLLCGGTLALHHPFESEVLEQQINEHGCDVLIAPAQLVLRLGDSGLAARMPTLRNVIGLWRAPEQVAASEAWIAPHAPLTDVYLFGEAGLFGARRGEDGMPVAVMPGPHGAPREQSGSSIAGDILLTPKGTLGLRGPMVPIAAYAPPQPVGETLTAQQPRDYVDTGYAARIDRASGAICITAPPSGIMAVGGYRFLSNDLQEWARRLGQGALLTALPDRLSGHRLAGRAQDNARAREALSELGLNPLMVEAFRDRSGPI
- a CDS encoding invasion associated locus B family protein; the protein is MNFRYLAASVRPRGRLLALLTATALVVPFAAEAQAPAPTPKAAPKAGPKAAPKAPAPAPAPQAQPAPAQQGAPAAQGGQPADQQIQLIYAPWTKFCLKGQDANAKQVCFTGKDGRIESGQPVIAAVIIEPEGEPKKILRVTLPLGMQLVHGTRIIVDNNPPLQSPYVICFQNGCMSDYEATPELINNMKKGQNLVVQAINANGAPLTLPLPLAGEFQKAYDGPPTDPKVFEETQKKLQEELQKKAEEQRKKLEQQGGAPGTPPTAQK
- a CDS encoding GGDEF domain-containing protein, with amino-acid sequence MSQSGPILFVSNAERPAFIAALDEARLFPVVDSDWASAARAVAQVQPAAVLAAMSGGHEAHMALLAKTVADQPLYVPLVALDPQGSLPHNTLPFATRGDAAERLIARVRAAIRVRTLHATVLRRLPEAKVALPETDPVRDAIVLLIGRGAAYPALSVALGERTGVVGALSIEAAAKHLNTRDIDGVVLSDGFTPRVTDAFLTVLAEDTRFRNLPVVVTAHQLTQSYDLPNLELIAGEPAKVAANALPLVRQHAMEAQLSRTLRSMDAGGWLDPRSGLLTVEAFARDFAKAVEETLARGGGLSVARFAFDPGNPRAQLDAARILSRLMRQMDFGAAQKDGSVIVVFAETDFRTAHMIARRLSAVMKHTSNGKHEMRSDPVVSVDSLSPSDTARSLLGRLSADASRAAS
- a CDS encoding AEC family transporter, giving the protein MVDILNLALPYFGLIFVGFTCGKAKSLPESGLAWMNFFLLYVSLPALLFAIMSKTPFSQLNNPPFLVATTLSTVAAFTLALVVGKVLGGLTLREATLAGLSGGYGNIGYMGPGLALAVLGAKASAPTALIFCCDSIFLFTIVPLLVELSDRDHPSLVHAFGVVLKQIVLNPLIMSTCFGAAVAALHIEPPVALDRTITFLQNAAAPTALFVLGVTVALRPFDRVPWEVPGVIAVKLLIRPLAAFGLMLAFGPFAQPWAATAILMASLPPALNVFVIARQNDAWIESASVAVLLGTFASVVTLTSVMWLLQTGRLAFP
- a CDS encoding TerC family protein: MMHLLTSPEAWAALLTLTSLEIVLGIDNVIFLSVIVSRIPEKQAHRARQIGLALALIFRIILLSVLVWLIGLTAPVFSLAGYDFSWRDLILIGGGLFLIAKATHEIHAEVDADDEEGDGKSGRNALFWVIAQIVVIDIVFSLDSIVTAIGMAQDLEIMIAAVVIACLIMYISSGPVARFVAEHPTTKMLALAFLVLIGVALVADGFQFHIPRGYIYFAIAFSAAVEFFNVLAKRNRKRKPG
- the hspQ gene encoding heat shock protein HspQ: MIKARTAKFQIGQVVRHRIFSFRGVIFDIDPEFNNTEEWWLSIPEEVRPHKDQPFYHLLAENAESEYVAYVSEQNLLPDESGEPVRHSQVAEIFIKNKDGGYRPRNPSLN
- a CDS encoding UbiH/UbiF family hydroxylase — translated: MTDASTLFDVSVIGGGPAGLAAGIALAQAGARTALVARRLPYADIRTTALLGASVDLLESLDVWNCCKDKAAALEIMRLVDDTGRLFRAPEVRFSCHEIGLDAFGYNIDNRSLMLALEARAAELPNLVRFDDEAESVVIEADDVAIRTASAQFLSARLVVGADGRHSLCREAAGIAVTRRELTQTALTFNVGHARPHRNVSTEFHTPHGPCVFVPLPGNRSSVVWVSAPAEAERLRAMNDEELSAAIEKQSHSVLGRMAVEPGRNLFPLAIERPHTFARDRIALVGEAAHVVPPIGAQGLNLGLRDAADIARLAGEAIAAGDDPGAPEMLKRYDRARRPDILSRTFAIDIANRSLLNDFLPLQPVRALGMHLLGAIGPLRRFAMREGLTPTWRR
- a CDS encoding extracellular solute-binding protein, with translation MFMFQRLLEGSGLRLWRLALLLALFLSAGARAEEAHAIAMHGKPALPADFTHMPYANPDAPKGGRLTWGILGTFDSLNPFIVKGLAVQPIRSYVVESLLARGQDEPFTLYGLLAKTIETNDERSYVTFRLDPRARFSDGKPVLAEDVLFSWRLLRDHGRPNLRQYYSKVAKAWAPDPLTVRFDLTGANDRELPLILGLMPILPKHAVDVATFEETTLTEPIASGPYRVKAVKPGASVTLTRNPDYWGRDLPINRGLFNFDEIRLDYYREANGQFEAFKRGLYDFRVENEPLRWHDGYDFPAARNGDVIRDTIKPGVPQPSEFLVFNTRRPIFADIRVRQALTLLFDFELVNRNYFFSLYSRVGGYFAGSDLSAYARPADARERELLKPFAAQIPLDIMDGSYRLPVTDGSGRDRTTLRAALKLLSEAGYDLDGTVLRNRATRAPFTFEMLVTTRDQERIALAFQRDLKRAGIEASVRAVDPVQFDQRRLAYEFDMIQNRWDQSLSPGNEQYFYWGSAGADNPGTRNYMGARDPAVDAMIKALLEARDHTDFVDAVRALDRALMAGFYTIPLFNVSEQWIARWNRIERPSTTALSGYVPETWWAKGEPQASPAK
- the pcsA gene encoding phosphatidylcholine synthase; this translates as MDSQEDSLKPTPAIRAAAFSVHIFTAFGAAVALLAMLEAVREHWATMFGWLGVALIIDAIDGPIARRLDVKNVQPNWSGDVLDLVVDFVTYVFVPAYAIVASGMLLPVAAPLLGIAIIVTSALYFADLRMKADDNHFRGFPALWNAAAFYLFLLHWPPLSSTLLVAALVVLTFVPFHVLHPVRVVRLRWLTMSLIVLWAVLGFYALEMDFRVGTGVTVALCAIALWIVFSDALIRLARSFG